The window GAATCAAAAATTTTTTCAACAGTATTATTTAAAACCTTAAAGTTAAATATAGCCCATAAATTACTTAAAGTAAGAGTAGATAAAATTACAATAAAGATTAATATAAGTCTAAATTTTACACTTTTAAATTTAATTTTCATTTTATCTACCTCTTTCAATAAATAATTTAAAGATTTTGCCAAGGAACTATTCTAATTTCAGAATTTTTAGAATGTTCAATTATATAGTTGATCACAGAGCCTTTAAAAAAAGTAGTTAACTTGTTTCTTTTGCTGTGACCTAAAACTATTTGAGTAATTCTTTTTTGATTAGCAAATTCTAGAATTTTTTTAGCTATATTTTTTCCTTTTAATCTGTAAGTTTCCGCTCCTAAACTTTTTCCTAACTCTTCATGCTTTTTTATTACTTCCCAATCTTTTTCAGAGAATCCTTTTTTTAATAATCCATAAGGTTCAATAGAAATAATATAAAATTCACATTTATATCTTTGAGCGATTCTAGCTCCATATCTAATAACTTTATCTGCTCTAGGGCTAGATGATATAGAAACTAGAACTCTCTCTGTTGTGTGCCAATTGGTGGTAATATTTTTGTCTTCCATATATTCAAGAAGTGATATATCAACTTCTTGAGCTATCCTTCTTAATGAAAGTTCTCTTAAAGCGTTTAAATTTCCACGTCTAAAAAAATTTTTTAGTGCTGCACTAGCAACTTTTAAATTATAAACTTCCCCTCTTTTTAATCTTTCCTCTAAACCAGATGCTGAAATATCAATAACTTCTACTTCATCAGCTATGTTGATTATAGAATCAGGAATTTTTTCTCTAACCTCAATTCCTGTGATAGTGTAAACAATATCATTTAAACTTTCAATATGCTGAATATTTAAAGTAGTATTGACATTTATTCCAGCTTCTAAGATTTCAAGGATATCCTCATACCTTTTTTTATTTTTACTTCCTTTGATGTTTGTATGAGCTAATTCATCAATAAGAACTATTTTAGGTTTTCTTTTAATTATCTCTTCAATATTAACTTCTGAATATTTTTTAT of the uncultured Fusobacterium sp. genome contains:
- a CDS encoding universal stress protein — its product is MESNRLTPEEALKKYEKEKRGKLKIYLGYAPGVGKTYTMLREANIRVKRGEDICIGYLEPHDRKATLEQVGILETIPYKEIEYGNKKYSEVNIEEIIKRKPKIVLIDELAHTNIKGSKNKKRYEDILEILEAGINVNTTLNIQHIESLNDIVYTITGIEVREKIPDSIINIADEVEVIDISASGLEERLKRGEVYNLKVASAALKNFFRRGNLNALRELSLRRIAQEVDISLLEYMEDKNITTNWHTTERVLVSISSSPRADKVIRYGARIAQRYKCEFYIISIEPYGLLKKGFSEKDWEVIKKHEELGKSLGAETYRLKGKNIAKKILEFANQKRITQIVLGHSKRNKLTTFFKGSVINYIIEHSKNSEIRIVPWQNL